CACTTGTGCTTGACTTCAATTTTCGGCTCGCGCACGGCCGTAATCTCCAAACCAGCGGCGTGGCAAGCCGCGATATGATCTTCATACCAATGCGTGCAGTGGCGCACCGCGTATTCCGTGCCATTTTTGTCACGGAACGTTCGCTGCCAGCCGGCGAGCGCGCCGAACGGATGAAAATCCGAATAGAGAAACTCCCCACCAGCCTTCAACACGCGGCCGGCCTCGGCTATGACACAGCGCAAATTCTCAACATGCCCGACCGCCAGGCCGCAAACAACCAAATCAAACGCAGCCGAGGCCAGCGGCAGCGCACACAAATCTCCCTGCAAGAGTTTTTTTTGAGGTGATGGCGCAGCCGTCAGCATTTCCCGCGACAAATCCAAGCCGATCACATTCGCAGCGCCGCGTTCGTGCA
This Cytophagia bacterium CHB2 DNA region includes the following protein-coding sequences:
- a CDS encoding class I SAM-dependent methyltransferase, with the translated sequence MFANLYEYLPMSFRRNLVKFGIGIAFSQNSFRMTNRVEEGLFRSSNLLEPAEAYARWAASYPPAPHNLLMEMEQAAMLELLPEVRNKVALDLACGSGRYVSILHERGAANVIGLDLSREMLTAAPSPQKKLLQGDLCALPLASAAFDLVVCGLAVGHVENLRCVIAEAGRVLKAGGEFLYSDFHPFGALAGWQRTFRDKNGTEYAVRHCTHWYEDHIAACHAAGLEITAVREPKIEVKHK